The nucleotide sequence TCCTGGATGCTCCGAGCAGCTGTGAGGATAAGTTCTGACGTTCTTTTCGCCATATCATAAATCGTAAAAAGACTGGTATCCGTTAAATAATGTTCATATGTGTCTCTGTCATGGCAATTTACAACGGCGATTAAATGAAAATCCCCAACTGGAGGCAATGGGTTTCCTATCGCTTTTCCTGGATACATGGGGCCGGTTTTCAGAAAGACCTGTCCGATTTCTTCTTCTTGGCCGATACAGGCATCCAATACAATTAGCAAATGCTCACCAAGCCCCTGGTGAATTTCTTTTAAGGTAGTTTCCAAATTCAGCGCATGAACCGGAGCTTTCAGGGTGCCGTATACACGATATGGAAGATTGTTTTCTTCTAGCATGGTTCCAGTTAATGGCCCTACTGAATCGACAATGGCCAGATCCGATCCGACGCATAAGAAAATAATCTCTTTGTCTGCCTGGAGCATAAGTTGTTCAAGCGAAGCCCGTGTCAGTTTTTTCATCTCGTTATTTTTTTCATCCTGTTCAGGTTTTTCGTTTCTTCCCCTACGAAACAGCTTCACTTTATCACCTCATTCATTAACGGTTGCTTGTTGTTTGTCTGATTTACCCACAGTTTATCATGCATCTGTATTGAGTATTATCTTTTTCTTATCTCTAATCTTCTTTTCAGATGATTTTAGGAAGTGTATGCACTCATTTTTTCTTAAAGATTTTTATGCCATAGAATAATGGCTTAATTTAAAGCCAGAAACAATCTGTCCCTACCAACAAATAATTTTCTAAAATAGTTGCAATCTTCTCTAATAGGATTGTTGATTTGCATCTGATAAAATACTTTAGGCATTATTAGTTAAGTAAAGTAAACCTGTAAATGGCAAATTATCAATTGACCTTAATAGATAGTTCATTAAGAATGAGTATTTATGAACGAGCCAGATTTAAGAGCATAATAAAATAAGGACTAAAAAAAGAACCTTTTCGGTTCTTTTTTTTCAGTATTAAATCCCACTTCTTTAGATAAAAAAGAGAAGAACCCTGCTCTTCTCCTCTACCGATAATCCCTCCTATGTTAACTTAATTACATTTTCTCTAATTAAGTTATTCAAAATCATCCAGGTTAAGATTTGATTGTATTAAAGAAAAGTTCAACCCGATGAACAAATCTATTGATATTAGATTCAATAACTTAATAATCCATCAAGCGTTTTTTATATAGGATAAAGGAAATGACTGTCAGCACAACCGTCCAAATCGAAATAATCACAAGTGGCATCACCGTTTCACTGGCAGTCGCTCCAACTTCTATCGCAATCAGCAGTTCACTCAATTGGCTGCTCGGCAAATAGGCTAACACTTTCAAAAATGGATAGTCTTCTTCAAATGCTAAAGCGAATGGCCCCATAGTAAAAATAATCAATACCGGAAAGGTTGCAAGTGATGCTTCGATTAATGATTTTGAATACAAGCCGCAAATGGTCCCGATGGCCGTGTATAGCAGGATCGATATGCCCAGTGCAGCCACTAGCACGATCATATTTGACGTATCATAGCCAAAGATGTAAGTCGCAAGCGCCAGCACTGCTGCGGAAATGATGAATACGAGTGAGCTTTTCCCAATCAGCACATCCAGCATCGAAGCCGGGGTCATCATCAGTGAACGCAGTGTATTTCGCTCTTTCTCCTCGGCAATCAGACACGACTGCACAAAACTGGTGAGCATCGCCAACGAAAAATTCATAATAAATGTATACATCACCGCTTGTTCAGCATCGTCCGACCGGTACAATACTGCAAAAAACAAAGGAAATAGAGTCATAACTGAGATCGCGTAGTTTCTAGAAAACTCTTTATAATCTTTGATTAAAATTGCTTGGATGCGCTTTAATGACACGTTCATACTAATTCACTTCCCGTCAGTTTAATGAATATATCGCCCAAACTCAGTTCATTTGTGTATATACGATCAATTTGCCCGAGGCTCATCCAGCTGGCAACCCGGACTGCTGAATCTTCGTTCATCGCGAGGCGTTCGGTCTGTCCAGTTGTCAGTTCCACCGTTAGTGTGCCATCGCGGTGTGTCTTTTTGAGTTCAGCCGGTGACCCAATTGCGCGGATTTCCCCTTTGTGTAATATCGCTACCCGTTCACACAGTGTTTCCGCTTCGGTCATGTCATGTGTCGTCAAGAAGATCGTTGTGCCTTTTTCATTCAAATAGCGCAAACCTTTATGAATATGCATCGTATTTACCGGATCAAGAGCAGAGGTAGGTTCATCCAAAAACAGCATTTCTGGTTCATGGATGATTGCACATGCCAAGGTGACGCGTTGACGCATCCCTTTTGATAGAACACTGATCCGCTTTTTACGGTCCGCATTCAAATTAACAAAGTTGAGTACTTCATCGATGGACGATTTTGGCAAGTCATACAGGCGGCGAAACATATCCAGGTTTTCTTCAATTGTTAACCGCTCATACAAACCGCTGTTATCGGTCAAAATTCCGAAGCGCTTTTTTTGTTCTGTCTTTTGCATCATTTTGGCCGGCTTATCCAACACGACTGCGTTTCCGCTCGTTGGATCCAATTGAGCGGTCAATATTTTAAGCAACGTCGTTTTGCCGGAACCACTTGGTCCCAGAAAACCGAAAATCTCTCCTTTTGGAATATCGAATGAGACATCTTTTAATGCCTGGTTTTCAGCAAATGACTTTTGAATATTTTGGACGGAGATTGTGTTCATATGTACCACTCCTTTTCGTTGATAACACAAGCATATAAAGAAAAAAGAGTGGTTGCCTTCAAATCAGGCTGAAATGTACCGTTTTTCGGCCGAACTGTCCCTGATAAGCGCCTAAATGACGATTATTTCCCAGGGAATTATATGTTCAACAGCTTTTTCAATTCCACCAGTTTGGTCCGCGATAGTGGCACGACCGAATCTTGTTCGGTAGTCAGGCGCAGACTGTAGCTGTTCTTTGTCCACGTGATTAACTCCCGCACTTTTTGCAGATTGACGATGTAGGACCTGTGGCAACGGAAAAAACCGTAATATTGCAGGCGTTGTTCTAGCTCTGTCAAAGTGAGTGCGCAACTGTAGGTTTCGCCGCCGACATGTACGACGGCCGAACTGTTGATACTTTCAACGTAATCAATTTCAGGAGGATTGAACAAAATGATTTTGTCGTTCTTTTTTGTTGGGATTTTCTGAATTTTGAATTCCCCTCCCTCAATTTCCTCCTGAACTTGCGGCTCATTGTCCGAATCCGTAATATCCAACAGATGCAACCCGACATCGTCCAAACGATAAATCTCGTCGCAGCTGAGAAGTGCATCTTCCAAGTTGGCGGTGAGAAGAAGAATTTCTTTTTCTGTCGAAAGCTCTTTCAGCAAGTGCCTAAATACTACCTGATCTTCTTCTTCCAGTTGGAAATACGGTTCTTCAAGGACGATTGTTTGCTGTTGCGCGTAATAAATACGCAGTAGCGACAAGTAGCTTTTTTTCGACGAAGGTAAATTTGAAATCTTCACTTTCCGCTGATCGGTCAGGCGAAACAGCTGGAGCATCACGGGTACTGGTTTTGTATGTCCACTGATCGACTTCATAAAACTCAGCAGTTCTTCTACTCTAAGCCGAGAGTATTCCCCTTGTTCCGCAAGTGAAAAGTAGGTATCCGCCCGTTCTGCCAATTGGGTAAGGAGAACTTTCTTTCGCTGGACATTTGTTTGAATGCCTGTGACCTTGTGCTTTTGCAGTTTGAGTTCGGCGGAAGGGATTATTGTTTGACCATTTACAATCACTGCTTGAATATTCATGCATGCCTCCTGAATTTTCACTTTTTTGATTACCTTTAAATTCAAGGTAATCTTTCTTTACATTAACCAATATAAACCATAATATTCTTGCGCTATTTTTACAGTTGTAGATTTGATGAAATTAGGCTGATTAATGAATATATCTATACGACACTAGCATAAAAACCTATCAGAAGTTAATAAAATCATGGCTGTTGAAGCAATTCTCATGTGGATGTAAGAACTTCCAGTCTTTTTATTCGCCATGCACTTTCCCTCACAGATCCATTCCTGTCAAATTCGATCCTAAGGATGTATACCTAATTTCATTCGCTAGTATGTATACTTATTTTTTCACTCTCGAATTTTTTATAAAAGAGGTTTTTCTTAACTTTATCACTAATAAAGAACCATTCGTACTCC is from Planococcus liqunii and encodes:
- a CDS encoding ABC transporter permease; protein product: MNVSLKRIQAILIKDYKEFSRNYAISVMTLFPLFFAVLYRSDDAEQAVMYTFIMNFSLAMLTSFVQSCLIAEEKERNTLRSLMMTPASMLDVLIGKSSLVFIISAAVLALATYIFGYDTSNMIVLVAALGISILLYTAIGTICGLYSKSLIEASLATFPVLIIFTMGPFALAFEEDYPFLKVLAYLPSSQLSELLIAIEVGATASETVMPLVIISIWTVVLTVISFILYKKRLMDY
- the yyaC gene encoding spore protease YyaC; this encodes MKLFRRGRNEKPEQDEKNNEMKKLTRASLEQLMLQADKEIIFLCVGSDLAIVDSVGPLTGTMLEENNLPYRVYGTLKAPVHALNLETTLKEIHQGLGEHLLIVLDACIGQEEEIGQVFLKTGPMYPGKAIGNPLPPVGDFHLIAVVNCHDRDTYEHYLTDTSLFTIYDMAKRTSELILTAARSIQEK
- a CDS encoding LytTR family DNA-binding domain-containing protein gives rise to the protein MNIQAVIVNGQTIIPSAELKLQKHKVTGIQTNVQRKKVLLTQLAERADTYFSLAEQGEYSRLRVEELLSFMKSISGHTKPVPVMLQLFRLTDQRKVKISNLPSSKKSYLSLLRIYYAQQQTIVLEEPYFQLEEEDQVVFRHLLKELSTEKEILLLTANLEDALLSCDEIYRLDDVGLHLLDITDSDNEPQVQEEIEGGEFKIQKIPTKKNDKIILFNPPEIDYVESINSSAVVHVGGETYSCALTLTELEQRLQYYGFFRCHRSYIVNLQKVRELITWTKNSYSLRLTTEQDSVVPLSRTKLVELKKLLNI
- a CDS encoding ABC transporter ATP-binding protein; this encodes MNTISVQNIQKSFAENQALKDVSFDIPKGEIFGFLGPSGSGKTTLLKILTAQLDPTSGNAVVLDKPAKMMQKTEQKKRFGILTDNSGLYERLTIEENLDMFRRLYDLPKSSIDEVLNFVNLNADRKKRISVLSKGMRQRVTLACAIIHEPEMLFLDEPTSALDPVNTMHIHKGLRYLNEKGTTIFLTTHDMTEAETLCERVAILHKGEIRAIGSPAELKKTHRDGTLTVELTTGQTERLAMNEDSAVRVASWMSLGQIDRIYTNELSLGDIFIKLTGSELV